The Pseudomonadales bacterium genome has a segment encoding these proteins:
- the rnc gene encoding ribonuclease III codes for MNDAVIFLQEKLSYVFSNPQLCRQALTHRSYGSHHNERLEFLGDAILDFIVTEIIYRKHPSATEGELSNMRAHIVRGEQLARIGDALCIGELLLLGAGEQQAGGRQRVSLIANAVEAIIAAVYLDGGLQVCSEVVQQLFAPILETLTPTVGKDAKTTLQEYLQSKHLSLPVYELVDRSGSDHNATFTMACTVSALDKKETGVASSRKQAEQLAAKKVLAHLGL; via the coding sequence GTGAACGACGCTGTTATTTTTTTGCAGGAAAAGCTGTCGTATGTTTTTTCTAATCCTCAATTGTGCAGACAGGCACTAACACATAGAAGCTACGGTAGTCATCACAACGAGCGTTTAGAGTTTTTAGGTGACGCTATCCTTGATTTCATCGTCACTGAAATTATCTATCGCAAGCACCCTTCTGCAACAGAAGGAGAGCTATCCAATATGCGCGCCCACATTGTGCGTGGTGAGCAGTTAGCAAGAATTGGTGATGCTTTGTGCATAGGCGAATTGTTGCTGTTGGGAGCGGGAGAGCAGCAGGCGGGCGGGAGGCAGCGAGTATCACTCATTGCCAATGCGGTGGAAGCTATTATCGCAGCTGTCTATCTTGACGGTGGATTGCAGGTTTGTAGTGAGGTGGTGCAACAATTATTTGCGCCAATACTGGAAACACTAACACCAACTGTGGGTAAAGATGCTAAAACGACATTGCAAGAATATTTGCAGTCGAAACATTTATCGCTGCCGGTGTACGAGCTCGTTGATCGTAGCGGCAGCGATCATAATGCTACCTTTACCATGGCGTGTACCGTATCAGCATTGGACAAAAAGGAAACAGGTGTGGCATCGAGTCGAAAACAAGCGGAGCAACTGGCAGCTAAAAAAGTATTAGCGCATTTGGGCTTGTGA
- a CDS encoding sigma-E factor negative regulatory protein translates to MPADRQPPFDTQESLSAAMDGESHELELRRLLSECADSAELRQRWARYHLASAVIQKQPVSFGSSLAFADAVRHAIDEDNTQKNQGNKKIFSRIAVAASVALVVVVGAQWQQNHQAGDAQQLARNVPVIDHHDSFSEQKLLASMPSALGVDNIFTQSDEARNSHLAIKAQFKNVSMNVESARAPLIKASRQNFSSQ, encoded by the coding sequence ATGCCTGCTGATCGCCAACCTCCTTTTGACACTCAAGAATCCTTGTCCGCTGCAATGGATGGCGAAAGCCATGAATTGGAATTGCGTCGTTTGCTGAGCGAATGTGCGGACAGTGCAGAGCTGCGTCAGCGTTGGGCGCGCTATCACTTGGCCTCGGCAGTGATTCAAAAACAACCAGTTTCTTTTGGTAGTTCTCTCGCCTTCGCGGATGCCGTGCGCCACGCAATTGATGAGGACAATACGCAGAAGAATCAGGGAAATAAAAAAATCTTTTCTCGTATCGCGGTGGCAGCATCAGTGGCCTTGGTTGTTGTCGTCGGCGCGCAGTGGCAACAGAATCATCAGGCCGGTGATGCGCAGCAATTGGCAAGGAATGTGCCAGTTATTGATCACCATGATTCATTTTCAGAGCAAAAGTTGTTGGCTAGTATGCCTAGCGCTTTGGGTGTTGATAACATTTTCACGCAGTCTGATGAAGCGCGAAATTCACATCTAGCGATAAAGGCACAATTCAAAAATGTGTCGATGAATGTGGAGTCTGCTAGAGCTCCACTGATCAAAGCATCTAGACAAAATTTTTCAAGTCAGTAA
- a CDS encoding trypsin-like peptidase domain-containing protein, translating to MSLFSVVSFAVELPDFTALVEKASPAVVKIQIETSQNRPQAFMGAPRAKGIPEPMALGSGFIVEADGYILTNHHVIRDADRIIVRLNDRREFDAEVIGSDERSDIALLKIDASNLPTLDLAANDTLKVGEWVLAIGSPFGLDYSVSQGIVSAIGRSLPNGENENYVPFIQTDVAINPGNSGGPLFNLAGDVVGINSQIFTRSGGSMGLSFAIPASVVRSVVKQLKESGYVSRGWLGVAIQEVDRQLAQSFGLSKPEGALVAQVNPAGPAAQAGVMEGDVITRFAGKPILYSGDLPHLVGLVTPNSKVDMTVMRHGHPQVISVVVGELADKQARVTNRYARKAQRSSVKGVLGMQLDTLDRLQITQLHIAGGVRIRAIQQGGAAEKAGLRVGDIVVQLGFTDVTSPESFQQIVKDMEVGSIQPIRFFRDGQPIFRSIVIQP from the coding sequence ATGTCTTTGTTTTCAGTGGTTAGCTTTGCAGTAGAGCTTCCTGATTTTACTGCGTTGGTTGAAAAAGCATCGCCGGCGGTTGTTAAAATTCAAATTGAAACTTCACAAAATAGACCGCAGGCGTTTATGGGAGCGCCTAGAGCAAAAGGTATCCCAGAACCGATGGCATTAGGCTCGGGTTTTATTGTGGAAGCAGATGGTTATATTCTCACTAACCATCATGTGATTAGAGATGCTGATAGAATTATTGTTCGTCTAAATGATCGTCGGGAGTTTGATGCAGAAGTAATAGGTAGCGATGAGCGTTCGGATATTGCGCTATTAAAAATTGATGCCAGTAATTTGCCGACATTGGATTTGGCTGCAAACGATACGCTAAAAGTTGGCGAGTGGGTGTTGGCGATTGGATCGCCATTTGGACTGGATTATTCCGTTTCGCAAGGCATAGTCAGCGCCATTGGGCGCAGTTTGCCGAATGGTGAAAATGAAAATTATGTGCCGTTTATTCAAACTGATGTGGCAATTAATCCTGGAAACTCAGGCGGCCCTTTGTTTAATTTGGCTGGCGATGTTGTGGGAATTAACTCACAAATTTTTACGCGCTCCGGCGGCTCGATGGGGCTGTCATTTGCTATTCCAGCCAGCGTTGTGCGCAGCGTAGTCAAACAATTAAAAGAGTCAGGTTATGTATCGAGAGGTTGGCTGGGTGTTGCAATTCAGGAGGTTGATCGACAGTTGGCTCAGTCTTTTGGTCTCAGTAAACCGGAGGGAGCGCTCGTTGCTCAAGTAAACCCCGCAGGGCCAGCGGCACAAGCAGGTGTTATGGAAGGTGATGTGATTACGCGGTTCGCTGGTAAGCCCATCTTGTACTCAGGAGATCTCCCCCATTTGGTGGGGCTGGTGACGCCTAATAGCAAGGTGGACATGACGGTAATGCGGCATGGGCACCCGCAGGTAATTAGCGTTGTTGTCGGTGAGCTGGCCGATAAGCAAGCCCGTGTGACGAATCGTTATGCACGCAAAGCGCAACGCAGTAGCGTTAAAGGAGTTTTAGGCATGCAGCTTGATACTCTGGATAGACTGCAGATAACACAGCTGCATATTGCGGGCGGTGTTCGGATTCGCGCTATTCAGCAGGGAGGGGCTGCAGAAAAAGCTGGGTTGCGTGTGGGCGATATTGTTGTACAGCTGGGGTTTACCGATGTCACAAGCCCAGAGAGCTTTCAGCAAATTGTTAAGGACATGGAGGTTGGGAGTATTCAACCTATTCGCTTTTTCCGTGATGGCCAACCAATCTTTCGTTCTATCGTGATTCAGCCATAG
- the lepB gene encoding signal peptidase I, with protein sequence MFVVILISALVLSVVLWLVQEHFGRPLRIAKIAQQQGYNTQLSATDEMPVWFRLLSGMIVLIWLGVAIVLVGAMNKAGDVGDFSLILVLLVTAAGIVVGADRFVFMVRRVRLLGAANVQRVLSQMKVPVDRQKTVDWAEKDFVVAEYAKSFFPVLVVVLVLRSFLFEPFKIPSASMVPTLLVHDFILVNKFAYGIRLPVIGTKVFSVGDPERGDVMVFYPPNDKRYFIKRVIGLPGDHIQVKENVVFINGVRMQQEQLRIDDSSFPYMMVMQENLQPKEHLMQRVSLVTPQSNYETVVPDGSYFMMGDNRDNSSDSRFWGAVPEANIVGKAEYIWMHWEGVTGLPSFSRSGVIQ encoded by the coding sequence ATGTTTGTTGTGATTTTGATAAGCGCCTTGGTGCTGAGTGTAGTGTTGTGGTTAGTGCAAGAGCATTTTGGTCGACCTCTTCGTATTGCAAAAATTGCGCAACAGCAAGGCTATAACACGCAATTATCAGCAACGGATGAGATGCCTGTATGGTTTCGCTTGCTGTCAGGCATGATTGTTTTGATTTGGCTTGGTGTGGCTATAGTGCTGGTTGGTGCTATGAACAAAGCAGGCGATGTTGGTGATTTTTCACTGATACTGGTATTGCTGGTAACGGCTGCCGGCATTGTTGTTGGAGCGGATCGATTTGTTTTTATGGTGCGTCGCGTTCGCTTGCTGGGAGCTGCGAATGTGCAGCGTGTACTGTCGCAAATGAAAGTGCCGGTTGATCGTCAGAAAACGGTTGACTGGGCTGAAAAAGATTTTGTTGTGGCGGAATACGCTAAATCATTTTTTCCCGTACTGGTTGTAGTGTTGGTATTGCGCTCTTTTTTGTTTGAACCGTTCAAAATTCCTTCAGCATCCATGGTGCCAACATTGTTGGTGCACGATTTTATTCTGGTGAATAAGTTTGCTTACGGTATTCGTTTGCCGGTTATTGGTACCAAAGTTTTCTCGGTGGGTGATCCAGAGAGGGGCGATGTCATGGTTTTCTATCCGCCCAATGACAAACGCTATTTTATTAAACGCGTTATTGGTCTTCCCGGTGACCACATTCAAGTGAAAGAAAATGTTGTCTTTATCAATGGTGTACGAATGCAGCAGGAGCAGCTGCGTATTGATGACTCGTCGTTCCCGTACATGATGGTTATGCAAGAGAACCTACAACCGAAAGAACACTTGATGCAGCGAGTGTCTTTGGTAACACCGCAAAGTAATTACGAAACAGTGGTGCCGGATGGTTCGTACTTCATGATGGGCGACAACCGTGACAACAGCAGTGATAGCCGTTTTTGGGGCGCTGTACCAGAGGCCAATATTGTCGGTAAAGCCGAGTATATTTGGATGCACTGGGAAGGCGTGACAGGCTTGCCCTCATTCTCACGCAGTGGTGTAATCCAATGA
- a CDS encoding cytochrome c1 — MKKLLILLTLGVLPLFAFASEGEKSCGTIECDKFEPALHDKAALQRGAKDFVNYCMGCHSLTYMRYERMADDLGIPHEIAQQNLNFSESNIGDLMAIAAPAKEQKKWFGAAPPDLTLVARARGVDWLYTYLRNFYQDDKRPYGVNNRVFKDVGMPHAMLELQGMPKCAPGPVHAENGGIKRDPLTRAEILVDAKTGAALNPCGRLTVEKEGKLKPAEFDQAVGDLVSFLAYAGEPSALKRQRMGVYALFFVSLFFVFAWLLNREYWKDVH; from the coding sequence ATGAAAAAATTACTTATTTTGTTAACGCTGGGGGTGCTGCCATTGTTCGCTTTCGCGAGCGAAGGTGAAAAATCATGCGGTACGATTGAATGCGACAAATTTGAACCGGCATTGCACGACAAGGCGGCTTTGCAACGCGGCGCAAAAGATTTCGTGAACTATTGCATGGGCTGTCACTCGTTAACCTATATGCGTTACGAGCGTATGGCGGATGATTTAGGTATCCCGCATGAGATTGCCCAGCAAAATCTCAATTTTTCCGAAAGCAATATCGGTGATTTGATGGCCATTGCTGCGCCTGCTAAGGAGCAGAAAAAATGGTTTGGTGCCGCGCCGCCGGATTTAACACTCGTGGCTCGCGCTAGGGGTGTCGATTGGTTGTACACCTACCTGCGTAACTTTTATCAAGATGACAAGCGCCCTTACGGTGTGAATAACCGTGTATTCAAAGATGTCGGTATGCCCCACGCCATGTTGGAATTACAAGGTATGCCTAAGTGTGCGCCAGGCCCTGTACATGCAGAAAACGGTGGCATCAAGCGCGACCCGCTGACGCGTGCAGAAATCTTGGTCGACGCTAAAACAGGTGCTGCATTGAACCCTTGTGGCCGCCTAACTGTTGAGAAAGAAGGTAAACTGAAACCCGCTGAGTTTGATCAAGCGGTTGGCGATTTAGTGAGCTTTTTGGCTTATGCGGGCGAGCCTTCTGCGTTGAAGCGTCAACGCATGGGTGTTTATGCGTTGTTCTTCGTATCCTTATTCTTCGTATTCGCATGGCTGCTCAATAGAGAATACTGGAAGGATGTTCACTGA
- the lepA gene encoding translation elongation factor 4 has product MSDLSHIRNFSIIAHIDHGKSTLADRFIQVCGGLSAREMEAQVLDSMDIERERGITIKAQSVTLNYQAQDGKTYQLNFIDTPGHVDFSYEVSRSLAACEGALLVVDAAQGVEAQSVANCYTAIEQGLEVLPILNKMDLPQVEPERVQKEIEEIIGIDASEACRCSAKSGLGIEDVLEQLVAKIPSPEGDINAPLQALIIDSWFDNYLGVVSLVRVKHGTLRKKDKIVAKSIGKAHLVDAVGIFTPKRKETDELKAGEVGFVVAGIKDIHGAPVGDTLIHAAFPETTSLPGFQKVKPQVYAGVFPVNADDYEDFREALAKLTLNDAALFYEPETSDALGFGFRCGFLGMLHMEIVQERLEREYDLDLITTAPTVVYEVVINGGEVISVDNPSKLPDAGKIQEMREPIAEASILVPQAYLGNVISLCVEKRGVQKDMLFIGNQVSLRYELPMSEVVMDFFDRLKSVSRGFASLDYSFVRFEAARLAKLDVMINGDKVDALAIIVHRDNAQSRGRVLCEKMQELIPRQMYDVAIQAALGGQIIARTTVKAMRKNVLAKCYGGDASRKKKLLEKQKAGKKRMKQIGHVEIPQEAFLAVLKAD; this is encoded by the coding sequence GTGTCCGACCTGAGTCATATTCGTAACTTCTCCATCATCGCCCACATTGATCACGGTAAATCCACGCTGGCAGATCGCTTTATTCAGGTGTGTGGTGGCCTGTCTGCACGCGAAATGGAAGCGCAAGTTTTGGATTCAATGGATATTGAGCGTGAGCGCGGTATTACTATCAAAGCGCAGAGTGTGACGCTTAATTATCAAGCGCAGGACGGAAAAACTTATCAGTTAAATTTTATTGATACGCCGGGGCATGTGGACTTCAGTTATGAAGTGTCTCGCTCGTTGGCGGCGTGTGAAGGCGCTCTGTTGGTGGTCGATGCCGCACAAGGTGTGGAAGCGCAATCGGTGGCGAATTGTTATACAGCGATTGAACAGGGATTAGAGGTTTTGCCCATCCTCAATAAAATGGATTTGCCACAGGTTGAGCCTGAACGCGTACAAAAAGAAATTGAAGAAATTATCGGTATTGATGCCAGTGAAGCCTGTCGTTGCAGCGCAAAATCCGGTTTGGGTATTGAAGATGTGTTGGAGCAATTGGTTGCCAAAATTCCATCACCAGAGGGCGATATTAATGCACCGCTGCAAGCACTGATTATCGATTCATGGTTTGATAATTATCTCGGTGTGGTTTCTTTGGTGCGTGTTAAACACGGTACGCTACGCAAGAAAGATAAAATTGTGGCGAAAAGTATCGGCAAGGCGCATCTGGTTGATGCAGTGGGTATTTTTACACCGAAGCGCAAAGAAACTGATGAATTAAAAGCAGGTGAAGTCGGTTTTGTTGTCGCCGGTATTAAAGATATTCACGGCGCGCCTGTGGGTGATACGCTGATTCATGCCGCATTTCCTGAAACAACTTCATTGCCAGGTTTTCAGAAAGTTAAACCGCAAGTGTATGCAGGTGTGTTTCCTGTTAATGCTGATGACTATGAAGATTTTCGTGAAGCATTGGCAAAGCTGACACTGAATGATGCCGCATTATTTTATGAACCTGAAACATCGGATGCATTGGGTTTTGGTTTTCGTTGTGGTTTTCTCGGTATGTTGCACATGGAAATTGTGCAGGAGCGCTTAGAGCGCGAATACGATCTCGATTTGATTACCACTGCCCCCACCGTTGTGTATGAAGTGGTGATAAATGGTGGTGAAGTCATCTCGGTCGATAACCCTTCAAAGCTACCCGATGCAGGAAAAATTCAGGAGATGCGCGAGCCCATCGCCGAGGCCAGTATTTTGGTGCCGCAGGCCTATTTGGGTAATGTCATCAGCTTGTGTGTAGAAAAACGCGGTGTACAGAAAGATATGCTGTTTATCGGCAATCAAGTGTCTTTGCGCTATGAATTGCCGATGAGTGAAGTGGTGATGGATTTCTTCGACCGCCTGAAATCAGTCAGTCGTGGTTTTGCTTCGCTGGACTACTCCTTTGTGCGTTTTGAAGCAGCACGCTTGGCAAAGCTGGATGTGATGATTAACGGTGATAAGGTTGATGCATTAGCAATTATTGTGCATCGTGATAATGCACAATCTCGTGGCCGTGTGTTGTGTGAAAAGATGCAAGAGTTGATTCCACGACAGATGTACGATGTGGCCATTCAAGCGGCTTTAGGTGGGCAAATCATTGCGCGCACTACAGTGAAAGCAATGAGAAAAAATGTGTTGGCAAAATGTTACGGCGGCGATGCGTCGCGTAAGAAAAAGTTGTTAGAAAAACAAAAAGCAGGCAAAAAACGCATGAAACAAATTGGTCATGTTGAGATTCCGCAGGAAGCATTCCTGGCGGTATTAAAGGCGGATTGA
- the rpoE gene encoding RNA polymerase sigma factor RpoE, whose product MTSPVTRDTDEQLVARVQKGDKRSFDLLVLKYQHKVLSLVRRYVKDHAEAEDVAQEAFVKAYRAIGNFRGDSAFYTWLYRIAVNTAKNFLDARKRRPASDVDIDEVGDFAFSEFLRVEETPESLLATQDLHRVVEEALAALPEELRKALLLREFDGLSYEEIAETMDCPIGTVRSRIFRAREAVDIAIRPLLET is encoded by the coding sequence ATGACCAGCCCAGTGACGCGAGATACTGATGAGCAGTTGGTCGCTAGGGTGCAAAAAGGCGACAAACGCAGCTTCGATTTACTGGTACTCAAGTATCAACACAAGGTGTTGTCCTTGGTGCGGCGCTATGTCAAAGATCACGCAGAAGCGGAAGATGTGGCGCAAGAAGCTTTCGTTAAAGCTTATCGCGCTATTGGAAACTTTCGAGGTGATAGCGCGTTTTACACATGGCTGTATCGCATTGCGGTGAATACCGCTAAAAACTTTTTGGATGCACGCAAGCGTCGACCCGCTTCTGATGTAGATATCGACGAAGTAGGAGATTTTGCTTTCAGCGAATTTTTGCGTGTGGAAGAAACACCAGAAAGCCTGCTGGCTACACAGGATCTTCATCGTGTTGTCGAAGAAGCCCTAGCGGCATTGCCAGAAGAACTGCGCAAAGCGCTGCTGCTGCGAGAGTTTGATGGTTTGTCCTATGAGGAGATTGCAGAGACTATGGATTGCCCGATAGGAACGGTGCGCTCTCGTATTTTTCGTGCACGCGAAGCGGTGGATATTGCTATTCGGCCTTTGTTGGAAACTTAA
- a CDS encoding glutathione S-transferase N-terminal domain-containing protein — protein MSVITRRSTMALFSDGASHLSHCVRIVLAEKDITVEIIDTRPSDIPEEVSEHNPYNSLPTLVDRELALYDAWVMMEYLDERFPHPPLLPVYPVTRAQTRLLHKRMDKDWGALIETIEKGDKASATKAAKELKDTLVAIAPIFNEKPYFMNDELTLADCCLVPILWRLPSLGIDLPNNKQTKPMHDYMDRMFKRRAFRASLSEQEKEMRPERAVEQK, from the coding sequence ATGTCAGTCATTACTCGCCGTTCAACAATGGCTTTGTTTTCAGACGGTGCTAGCCATCTTAGCCACTGCGTACGCATTGTGTTGGCCGAAAAAGACATCACCGTAGAAATTATTGATACGCGTCCATCGGATATTCCAGAGGAAGTATCTGAGCATAACCCGTACAACAGCCTGCCCACATTGGTTGATCGCGAATTGGCGCTGTATGACGCTTGGGTGATGATGGAATATTTGGATGAGCGTTTTCCTCATCCACCGTTGTTGCCCGTTTATCCAGTAACGCGCGCTCAGACGCGTTTGCTGCATAAGCGCATGGATAAAGATTGGGGTGCGTTGATTGAAACCATTGAAAAAGGTGATAAGGCGTCCGCGACTAAAGCAGCAAAAGAGTTGAAAGACACTCTGGTTGCGATTGCGCCAATTTTTAACGAAAAACCTTATTTTATGAATGATGAATTGACGCTCGCGGATTGCTGTTTAGTGCCTATTTTGTGGCGCTTGCCTTCATTGGGAATAGACCTGCCCAATAATAAGCAAACAAAACCGATGCATGATTATATGGATCGTATGTTCAAGCGCCGCGCTTTCCGTGCCAGCTTGTCTGAACAGGAAAAGGAAATGCGTCCAGAGCGCGCTGTAGAGCAGAAATAA
- the era gene encoding GTPase Era, with translation MKRCGMVAVVGRPNVGKSTLLNHLVGQKLCITSRKPQTTRHLILGIKSTENCQMIFVDTPGMHKHGKHAMNQRMNKAASSVLHDVDLVIWVVDRAVWTEEDDQVLKRLESTESPIIVAINKSDKIEDKAALLPVIARYSALRNFLAVVPVSALHGAGLSVLEEVISEHLPASEFIYPEDQLTDKSERFFAAEIVREKIIRQLGEELPYQTAVEIEQFEDDNGLLRIAALILVEKEGQKKIVIGDGGERLKKIGQQARLDMQQMFGAKVMLKLWVKVRRGWADNERALNSLGIE, from the coding sequence ATGAAACGCTGTGGCATGGTGGCCGTTGTTGGTAGACCCAATGTTGGGAAATCAACACTGCTTAACCACTTGGTTGGGCAGAAGTTGTGTATTACTTCGCGCAAGCCGCAGACTACGCGTCATTTAATTCTTGGTATTAAATCCACAGAAAACTGCCAGATGATTTTTGTGGATACGCCTGGTATGCACAAGCATGGCAAGCACGCTATGAATCAGCGCATGAATAAGGCGGCGAGTTCTGTGCTGCACGATGTGGACCTTGTGATTTGGGTTGTCGACCGCGCTGTGTGGACGGAAGAAGATGATCAGGTACTCAAACGCTTGGAGTCCACGGAAAGTCCTATCATCGTGGCAATCAACAAATCAGACAAAATTGAAGATAAGGCTGCTTTATTGCCGGTAATCGCGCGCTACTCGGCTTTGCGAAACTTCTTGGCTGTTGTGCCTGTTTCAGCATTGCACGGAGCTGGATTGTCTGTGTTAGAGGAAGTGATTTCTGAGCACCTGCCTGCTTCTGAATTTATTTATCCAGAAGATCAGTTGACAGATAAAAGTGAGCGTTTTTTTGCAGCGGAAATTGTGCGAGAAAAAATTATTCGCCAGTTGGGTGAGGAATTACCGTATCAAACAGCAGTTGAAATTGAACAGTTTGAAGATGACAACGGTTTGTTGCGTATTGCTGCTTTGATTCTTGTTGAGAAAGAAGGGCAAAAGAAAATCGTTATTGGCGATGGCGGTGAGCGACTCAAAAAAATTGGCCAGCAAGCGCGTTTGGATATGCAGCAAATGTTTGGTGCCAAAGTGATGCTGAAGTTGTGGGTCAAGGTGAGACGCGGTTGGGCCGATAATGAACGCGCACTCAATAGTTTAGGTATTGAATAA
- the recO gene encoding DNA repair protein RecO, which translates to MNKYDGCEEMTHAFLLHSKPFKESSVIASFVTDTDGRVDCIARSVRGKVGKKNKPIIPFCLYELSWAGKGELKTLQHFESVNFPISLSGTQLFCGLYLNELLYHLLPVMDADHQWMYLYSAAVTQLAEQENPEPTLRMFEMTLLEMLGYGIDFCCDASGAALELDAYYQFLPEQGLVRVANSTAAYVGNGEAFIAMGNRDFSTMEVRKLAKLTMRSALSVCLGRKKLHSRELFL; encoded by the coding sequence TTGAATAAGTACGATGGCTGTGAAGAAATGACACACGCTTTTCTTCTACACAGTAAGCCATTTAAAGAATCCTCTGTTATTGCTTCTTTCGTGACAGATACCGATGGTCGTGTGGACTGCATTGCGCGTTCAGTGCGTGGCAAAGTCGGAAAAAAAAATAAGCCCATTATTCCTTTCTGTCTGTATGAGTTGTCATGGGCAGGCAAGGGTGAGCTGAAAACACTGCAGCATTTCGAATCAGTCAATTTCCCTATTTCCTTGTCTGGCACGCAGTTATTTTGTGGGTTGTATCTCAATGAGTTGCTGTATCACTTGTTACCCGTAATGGATGCGGATCATCAATGGATGTATTTGTATTCTGCCGCAGTGACACAGCTTGCGGAGCAAGAAAATCCAGAGCCAACCTTGAGAATGTTTGAGATGACTTTGTTAGAAATGCTGGGCTACGGCATTGATTTTTGTTGTGATGCATCGGGCGCGGCGCTGGAGCTGGATGCTTATTATCAATTCCTACCGGAACAAGGTTTGGTGCGAGTTGCGAACAGTACCGCTGCCTATGTAGGCAATGGGGAAGCTTTTATTGCAATGGGAAATCGAGATTTTTCGACAATGGAAGTGCGTAAGCTGGCAAAACTAACAATGCGCTCTGCGTTGTCTGTGTGTCTTGGCCGTAAAAAGCTGCATAGCCGAGAATTATTTCTTTAG
- a CDS encoding DUF4845 domain-containing protein — MKQLKAQRGATMWEMCLYLFVFLTVVTTALKLGPLYIQDRNIHSALTALNDSLKGTDATNALIKDRLSKTFQVSMIDDKILSDLAIDRTGSVPVVTLDYDVQAPFVGNVEVLIHFKHSVELTSVR, encoded by the coding sequence ATGAAGCAGCTTAAAGCACAGCGCGGTGCCACCATGTGGGAAATGTGTTTGTACCTCTTTGTTTTTTTGACGGTAGTAACAACGGCCTTAAAGCTGGGGCCGCTGTACATTCAAGATAGGAATATTCATTCAGCTTTGACTGCTTTAAATGACTCTTTGAAGGGTACTGACGCGACGAATGCGTTAATCAAAGATCGTTTATCAAAAACTTTTCAAGTTAGTATGATTGATGACAAAATTCTGAGTGACTTGGCTATTGATCGAACAGGTTCTGTGCCTGTTGTGACGCTGGATTATGATGTGCAGGCTCCCTTTGTTGGTAATGTTGAAGTACTGATTCATTTCAAACATTCCGTTGAACTGACATCTGTGCGCTAG
- a CDS encoding ClpXP protease specificity-enhancing factor, which translates to MLSSKPYLLRALHEWILDNHCTPHLVVDALLQGVMVPQEHIKDGQIVLNISPSAVVGLAMGQDAVTFSARFGGVARNIHVPIYAIQGIYARENGQGMMFPSESIPDPDPSDGGGQDTPKPVPSRPALRVVK; encoded by the coding sequence ATGTTGTCCAGTAAACCGTATCTTTTACGGGCGCTCCATGAATGGATTCTGGATAATCATTGCACACCGCATCTTGTTGTGGATGCGTTGCTGCAGGGCGTGATGGTGCCGCAAGAACATATCAAGGATGGTCAAATTGTGTTGAATATTTCTCCTTCGGCCGTGGTGGGTTTGGCTATGGGGCAGGATGCCGTTACCTTTAGCGCTCGCTTTGGTGGTGTGGCAAGAAATATCCATGTGCCCATTTATGCCATTCAAGGCATTTACGCCCGTGAAAATGGTCAGGGCATGATGTTCCCTTCGGAAAGTATTCCTGATCCAGATCCATCAGACGGTGGCGGCCAAGATACACCTAAGCCAGTACCTAGCCGCCCTGCTCTTCGCGTAGTGAAGTGA